A genomic segment from Clostridia bacterium encodes:
- a CDS encoding metal-dependent transcriptional regulator — MGGTESQEMYLKSIYTIEQRKGVVRKIDIAEELGLSKPSVKGAVDRLIAAGEAETDERNNVFLTESGRKHAERIVKRYDAFLEMLTNMDIPREKAKDAACKLEHAIDDDIFDYIEDWLKKNRRAE, encoded by the coding sequence ATGGGCGGGACGGAAAGCCAAGAAATGTACTTGAAATCCATTTACACGATCGAGCAAAGAAAAGGTGTCGTTCGTAAGATCGATATCGCGGAAGAGTTGGGTCTTTCCAAACCCAGCGTTAAAGGCGCCGTCGATCGTTTGATCGCGGCGGGAGAAGCCGAAACCGACGAGCGCAACAACGTCTTTTTAACGGAATCGGGGCGAAAGCACGCCGAACGCATCGTAAAACGCTACGACGCTTTTCTCGAAATGCTTACGAATATGGATATTCCCCGCGAAAAAGCAAAAGACGCGGCTTGCAAGTTGGAACACGCCATCGACGACGATATTTTCGATTACATCGAGGATTGGTTGAAGAAAAACCGCAGAGCGGAATGA